The genomic stretch CGGCACTTTCGGAAACTCAGCACTCTTAGAGACGACAAAAAGCAGCGAAATAAAGATAATCGTGGCGCCTAAAAGGATCTGGATAATGTTTTTGGGTAGCGCCAAACCGATCAGCGCCCCGAAGATACTCGCCGTGGAAGCGATCAGGGCTACCGGAAGCGCCAGCCGCAAGCTGGCCAAGTTCCGTTTCAGCAAGCCGGGACCCGCAGCCAGAGCGCCGGAAAGCGCGACGATTAACCCCGCACTCCGCACAAAATCAAGGTTAAACGGGAAAAAACCGCCGACAATCGGGGTGAAGAGGACGCCGCCGCCGACACCCGCGAGAACCGCAAGGATGCCGAGAATGAAAGTGGTGATAAAGAGGAGCAACGGCCAAACCCACCATGGAGTGTGAGGCGCTGCTGCAGCGTTAGCCGCGGCACTTACCGCCTCCGGAGGGGCAGCCGAAGCAATTAAAGGAACCACTCCAGCAACCGCAAGCATTTTGCTAAATCCCCCTATCGTGGTAATATGGATTTTTCGGCGCTATACCCCTCAGTCCTGCGCAATAACGAGCCAAAACCTCTATATCTGCTTTAGTAAATTTTCGGCCGCTACGCGCCTTTTCGCAAAGCTTCTACCCTCACCTCCCTATCGCGGCACTAAACAGCAAAATCTGCGGCTACTTCACGACCAGTACCGGGTATTGCGCAAGCTGCAAGATCTTATGGCAGACACCGCCCAGAACCAGCTCCCGGATGGGACCCGTACCGCGGCTCCCCATCACGATCAAATCCGGCTGCCACTGCGCGGCGTACTCTAAGATCTCCGGTATGGTTTCCCCAACCAAAATCACGCTCTCTACCGGCACGCCCTTCTCCGCAAGGAGGCTTTCGGCCCGTTTCAACCCTTCAGCAGCCCGGTCCCTGGCCTTCCCAATGAGTTCTTCCTGTTTCCCCTCAGGCAGGGTTAAAAACCCCCACGCCCCGGTTTCCCACAGTTCGACCACTTGGAGGATCCTGACCTGAAGGTCCGCAGCCTTTTGCGCTAACTTGCTGGTAAAGGCTACCGCCCGCATCGCGTTGTCCGAACCATCGAAAAGCACTAAAACCTTCACTTTTTTCACCTCCTTCCCCTTGCCAAAATACTAAGCTTTTTATTCGTTACACCACTTTTTTCTCCTGCCGCAAAAGTGATTTTTTTCACTAAAAAACGTAAAAAATTTGTAACCGGCAAGACGAACCGGACGGCGCAACTTTCCTATTCATCCTCTACCGGAAGTAAACCCTCAAGGCCCAACTCCTTAATCTTGGCGTAGAGCGTACGGCGGCTGATACCTAACGCCTTCGCCGTCCGCGTCCGGTTATAATTGTATTCTCTGAGCGCCCGGAGGATAACGCTTCGCTCCACGTCGCTCAAAATTTCGTGGAGGGTCTGTCCCCGCCATCCATGCCCGCTTTGGCCGTTTTGAAAATCGGGCTGGAGCGTGGCCGGTAAATCTTCAGGCGTAACCAACGGTCCCCGAGCCAGTACCACAGCACGCTCGCAAACATTCCGCAGCTCCCGGACGTTACCCGGCCAATCGTAAGCCATGAGCAGGTCCCGCGCCTCCGGCGCAACATCCTGAACAGTCTTTTTCAAGTTCGCCGCGGCCTGCTGGATGAAGTGCTTCGCGAGAAGCGGGATGTCTTCTTTGCGCTCCCGCAACGGCGGGACTTGAATAGTTACCACGTTGAGGCGGTAATAAAGGTCCGCCCGGAAGGTTCCTTCGCATACCATCTGGGAGAGGTCCCTGTTGGTGGCCGCAATAATCCGCGCGTCCACCTTGATGGTTTTAGTGCCCCCGACCCGGTCGAACTCTTTTTCCTGCAGCACCCGCAAGAGCTTGGCCTGCACCGGCAGGGGAATTTCGCTGATCTCGTCGAGAAAAAGGGTCCCCTGGTTGGCAAGCTCGAACTTGCCGAGTTTACGGTTCACGGCGCCAGTAAAGGCGCCTTTCTCATAGCCGAATAGCTCGCTCTCCCAGAGATTTTCGGGAATTGCGGCGCAGTTGATCCGGATAAAGGGCCCATCCCGGCGTTTGCTGTTGCGGTGGATGGCACCAGCTACCAGTTCTTTGCCCGTGCCGGTCTCTCCAACGATCAACACCGTATAGTCGGTCTCGGCAAAACGTCCGATTTGCTTGTAGACTTCCTGCATCGCAAGAGAACGCCCGATTAGCTGTTCGAACCTCTCCCCCGGCACCTTTCCCGCCAGCTCTTGGCGTAAGGCTTTAAGCTCCTCCGCCATCCGGCTCACTTCAACCGCCTTTTTCACCGTAAGGAGAAGCTCTTCGATGTTGAAGGGCTTCAGGACGTAGTCGAAGGCGCCAAGCTTCATCGCCTCGATTGCCGTATCCGTTGTGCCGTATGCCGTCATCACGATCACCGGGAAGGAATGGGTTTCCCGCACCCGCGAAAAAAGCTCCAGCCCGTCGATATCGGGCATCCGGATGTCAACCAGCATGGCGTCGATCTCTTCTTCGCCGGCGAGATATTCCAGCGCTTTGGCCGCGTGGAACGCTACCAGAACCTCGTATCCCTCCGCCTCAAGGAGGTCCCGCAGCATCTGGCAAACGCTTTCCTCATCATCGACTACCAGTATCCTGGCCACCGTTTGCTCCCTCCCTTAACAGCGGTAAATAGACCCGTAGCGTGGTCCCCTCCCCGACTTTGCTCTCCACTTCGATATAGCCGCCGTGTGCGGTTACAATCTCGTGGGCCAGCGCCAGACCAAGGCCGCTGCCTTTGGCCTTCGTGGTGAAAAACGGGTCAAAGATGCGCGAAAGGTTTTCCGGGGGAATCCCGCAACCGGTATCCGTTACGGCCACAACCGCGAAGCGCGTATCCGGCGTCAGCCCCGTCCGCACCGTCAAGGTACCACCCTCCGGCATCGCCTGGTACGCGTTGTAAACGATATTCATCAGCACCTGTTGGATCTGCTCCGGGTCGACCCGGACCGGCGGCAAATCCGGCGCCAACTCGGTTTGGACCCTTACCCTTTCCGCATAGCCCTCGCTTACAAACTGCAGCACCCGTTCAACCAGCTCGTTGAGGTTATAAAAACCGAACTTCAACTCTGCCGGCCGGGCGAAAAAGAGGAGTTTATTCACAATGCCGTTCAAACGGGTGACTTCCTGCGCCACAGTGGAAAGTGCCGCAGGTGTGGGTTGCCCGTAGCGTTCCCACATCTGGATATAACCGCTAATCGTCGTGAGCGGGTTGCGAATTTCGTGTGCCACGCCCGCCACAAACTTTCCCAGCGCGGCAAGCCGTTCCTGGCGTTTCACCCGTTCGGCAAGTCGTTTCGTTTCGGTCACGTCTTTGAAGGTGAGCACAACCCCGATAAGATTACCCCGCTGGTCAGTCAACAGGTTCGTTCCCAAAATCAGGTCGCGCTCCCCATCCGGCAACAGCTCCTGGGTAGCGGCGGGACCCGCCGTCCCTTTTTCACAAGCGCTCGGCCCTACGGGAAGCTGGTAGCGCAGCGTATAGTCGCGCACCGTTTCCTGTTTGAAAAGCGCTCGTTCTAAAAGATCTCGGATGGAATCGCCCGGCGGGAAAACGTCCCGGAAAGAGACAGGCGCCCCGCTACCCGCCTTGATACCCAGCACCCTTGCCGCCGTCGCGTTGACCATCGCCAGGCGCCCCTGAAGGTCGGTTGCCAGCACACCCGCATCGACGTTATCGAGGATTATCTCGTTGAAACTTCTTGCTTCCGTTAACCGGTCAGCAAGGTGGTTGATTGCCCTGGCAATCTCACCTAATTCACCAAAACCCGGCGGCAGACGGTAACTTAGATCGCTTTCCAGGCTTGCCAGGCCCTCTTTTACCCGGCTGATAACCTCCAGGAAGCGGTTCAGCAGGAAGAAAAACCCGCTGACCCCGATGATAATCCCGGCACCAATGGTGAGGTAAGCTTCCTGACGCACGCGCGCAAGGCGCCGGTAAATTTCCCTAGTATACTCCTGCGCTACCACGGCGCCAATCACCTTGCCGTTACGAATTAACGGCCGGTAGGCTTCGATCAGCCCCGATCTATCGAGGCCAACTACGTTAGTGAGCGGCTTCTTTTCCCTTATCGTCTGCTCAATATCCGTCTTGCGCCGCAGCGAAAAGTTCTCCCCGTAGGTCTCCGTATGCCCGTTTAGAATCACGTCCAGCTCCAGGGAATAAAAGCCCAGCTCCACGCCGGGAAAATCCCGCGCCACTTCCTCTATCAAAGGTTTTAGCTCTTCGTTGAGCACCTTGACCTTATCTCTTTTACGTGCGTCCGGCGGCACATGGTGCTCCTTTAAAATTTCGTCGAAGGTCCGGTCGAAGCGCTGGTCCAGAAGGAGAAGCGCGTGGTTGAGCCGGCTGCGGTCGCTTTTAACCATCCCGTATTCCGCCCGCTGCATTACGTGCAGCATGTAAAAGGTTAAAAAACTGGGCAGCGCTAACAAAATTAGCGTAAACAGCAGGAGTTGCCGGCTGAAACGCATTCGTCTCCGGTATTCAAGCATCCCCAAACGCTCCTTTTTATAAGCCGTCCCTGTATGGACTACCCCGCCATGCCTTCGGGGGCTACCGGTCGCTTTTTAAACTAGGCCTAAAAAGTTAAAGCCCATCCCCTATTTTACAGGGATGGGCAAGCATCTGCAAAGTGGGACTTCTTCCCGCTAGTGGGGCACATGAACAGGCGCACCGACCGGCTTCGCCTTCTCCGCCCTGAGCCCGCGCGCCATCGCGCTCAGGATGATGAACCCGCTTACTACCAGCGCTACGCACATCACGACAAAGCTTGCCTGGCTGAGCAACTGGTCTGCGGAATGACTGAGACTGATAAGATTCAGGTCTTTCAGGTAAACCGGGATCTTCAAGAGCCGGCTCACCATAACGATCAGCATTACCAGCGCCATAACGAACTTGATCATATAATCTTTTACGTAGCTGGTCCCGATCGCCCCGAGCTGCACACCGAAGAGGGAACCGAAGAGGATCAGGAATGCTAACCGGAGGTCAACAAAACCATGCAGGGCCCAAGTGAAGGTTCCGGTCAGCCCCATCACAAAGGCGATCACCAGCTCCGTGCCGCTGCCGACGAAGCTCGAAGCCCCCAGGATGTAGATCATCGCCGGAACCCCAATGAAGCCACCTACCGCGATCGTCGCCGCCAACATCCCCGTCGCGAAGCCAAGCGGCACGGTGAGCCAGAAGCTCGCCCGGATCTTGGCCGTCTTGAAGCTGATCATCGGCGGGATCTTTATCCGCTCGCCTAAAGGTGTACCTTTCGGCGGCGGGGCCGCGCATACCTCTTGGTTCTTGCAGCGAAAAGCATCACGGAGCACCGAAGCCCCTACCAGCGCCAGGACCAATACAAACACCGCACTGATGTAAAGGTTGGAACCCGCTTCGCCCCACATCTTGAGGATCCACTGCTGCACCTTGATGCCGACCTGCACCCCGATGACGGCAGAAAGACCCATCACCAGGCCGAGCAGCACGTCTACGTGACCCAACTTCGCCCGCTTCATCGCACCGATTAAGGCCTTCGGAAACTTGTGGCACATATTAGCGGCCACCGCTGCCGGTCCTGGTACACCTACGCTCATCATCCCCGGCGTCAGCACGAAGGCGCCGCCCGAGCCAATGAAGCCGCTTAAAAGCCCGCCCAAGAAACCCAGCGTTGGGAGGAAAGCGGTCATTGCCGGGGTCATCTTGACCATCGTTTTTACCGCGTGCGGATCCACCGCGTATCCTGCCATCCGTTTCACCCCCTCGCCTTAATGCTTCTTGGCCTTGATACCGACAACGTCCCAGAAGAAACCGGTGAAGTTGCCGTGGACAAGAGAAAAGAGTATCGCCACAACGGTCAATAACGCCGCCTTAAAAACACCACCCGCCATGAAGTACCTCTGAATTTCTTCCCCTTTCAGAAAAAGGACCGTGTATAGCCCCAGGGAAAGGACGCCCCAGAGAAGGAATTTTCCTACCGGCTTTTTTTCCTGCATGTCCGCCATTATCCATCCCTCCTAAAACTGGTTCGTAAAAGGTGCTTCTCAGGAAATTTTTGTTCTCTTTGGCTTGTTATTTAGAGAACAAATACACTGAAAAATTTTTGCGGTGAAATGACTATCACCCGAACAAAACGTTAGACTCCGCTCGCCAAACTTTCTCCCTACCTCACCTTAAGCCATTCTTAATGTATCCCGCTTAGCCTTGCCGCCACCTCCCCTATCAGGTATAGTGCACCAATCCCGGCTATCGTCAGTCCGACAAGCCAGAGATCGAAAACCGAAAGCTCGAGTCGGTTGGCCAACTGCTCCACCCACGAACGCTCCCCCTCAACCCGCCGCTTTACCCGGGCTTTTTCAACCACTTCACCCGCCGTCAACTTCTTAACCGCCACCGTTAACCACTCCTCGCGTGAGATTTTAAATAACGTGGTGGTGGCGGCCAGGCTCTTAAGGGGCCCGGCCGGCCATACTACCACGATAGGGGGCTTCGCTTACGCTGTTCACACCGCATATTTGCGTTTCTTGGTCTCTTCAGCGCCGCCGATTTCTTTTAAGATCCCCGCTATCCACTCCCGCGTCAGCGCGAAGGCGATGTAATGCTCCACTAACAGAACCCATAGGCCGTAGCAAATTCCGGTCAAAAAAAGCACCAGGAAACCTAACGCAAC from Thermodesulfitimonas autotrophica encodes the following:
- a CDS encoding sulfite exporter TauE/SafE family protein translates to MAGYAVDPHAVKTMVKMTPAMTAFLPTLGFLGGLLSGFIGSGGAFVLTPGMMSVGVPGPAAVAANMCHKFPKALIGAMKRAKLGHVDVLLGLVMGLSAVIGVQVGIKVQQWILKMWGEAGSNLYISAVFVLVLALVGASVLRDAFRCKNQEVCAAPPPKGTPLGERIKIPPMISFKTAKIRASFWLTVPLGFATGMLAATIAVGGFIGVPAMIYILGASSFVGSGTELVIAFVMGLTGTFTWALHGFVDLRLAFLILFGSLFGVQLGAIGTSYVKDYMIKFVMALVMLIVMVSRLLKIPVYLKDLNLISLSHSADQLLSQASFVVMCVALVVSGFIILSAMARGLRAEKAKPVGAPVHVPH
- a CDS encoding universal stress protein → MKVLVLFDGSDNAMRAVAFTSKLAQKAADLQVRILQVVELWETGAWGFLTLPEGKQEELIGKARDRAAEGLKRAESLLAEKGVPVESVILVGETIPEILEYAAQWQPDLIVMGSRGTGPIRELVLGGVCHKILQLAQYPVLVVK
- a CDS encoding sulfite exporter TauE/SafE family protein — protein: MLAVAGVVPLIASAAPPEAVSAAANAAAAPHTPWWVWPLLLFITTFILGILAVLAGVGGGVLFTPIVGGFFPFNLDFVRSAGLIVALSGALAAGPGLLKRNLASLRLALPVALIASTASIFGALIGLALPKNIIQILLGATIIFISLLFVVSKSAEFPKVPGADALAAALRINGIYYEASTGKTVEWTVHRSVLGFLLFIVIGVMAGMFGLGAGWANVPVLNLLMGAPLKISVATSKFLLSITDTSAAWVYLNHGACLPMITVPSVLGIMLGSFVGVRLLAVAKPKAVRYIVIIMLFFSGIRPLLQGLGIWK
- the atoS gene encoding two-component system sensor histidine kinase AtoS produces the protein MLEYRRRMRFSRQLLLFTLILLALPSFLTFYMLHVMQRAEYGMVKSDRSRLNHALLLLDQRFDRTFDEILKEHHVPPDARKRDKVKVLNEELKPLIEEVARDFPGVELGFYSLELDVILNGHTETYGENFSLRRKTDIEQTIREKKPLTNVVGLDRSGLIEAYRPLIRNGKVIGAVVAQEYTREIYRRLARVRQEAYLTIGAGIIIGVSGFFFLLNRFLEVISRVKEGLASLESDLSYRLPPGFGELGEIARAINHLADRLTEARSFNEIILDNVDAGVLATDLQGRLAMVNATAARVLGIKAGSGAPVSFRDVFPPGDSIRDLLERALFKQETVRDYTLRYQLPVGPSACEKGTAGPAATQELLPDGERDLILGTNLLTDQRGNLIGVVLTFKDVTETKRLAERVKRQERLAALGKFVAGVAHEIRNPLTTISGYIQMWERYGQPTPAALSTVAQEVTRLNGIVNKLLFFARPAELKFGFYNLNELVERVLQFVSEGYAERVRVQTELAPDLPPVRVDPEQIQQVLMNIVYNAYQAMPEGGTLTVRTGLTPDTRFAVVAVTDTGCGIPPENLSRIFDPFFTTKAKGSGLGLALAHEIVTAHGGYIEVESKVGEGTTLRVYLPLLREGANGGQDTGSR
- a CDS encoding sigma-54-dependent transcriptional regulator; amino-acid sequence: MARILVVDDEESVCQMLRDLLEAEGYEVLVAFHAAKALEYLAGEEEIDAMLVDIRMPDIDGLELFSRVRETHSFPVIVMTAYGTTDTAIEAMKLGAFDYVLKPFNIEELLLTVKKAVEVSRMAEELKALRQELAGKVPGERFEQLIGRSLAMQEVYKQIGRFAETDYTVLIVGETGTGKELVAGAIHRNSKRRDGPFIRINCAAIPENLWESELFGYEKGAFTGAVNRKLGKFELANQGTLFLDEISEIPLPVQAKLLRVLQEKEFDRVGGTKTIKVDARIIAATNRDLSQMVCEGTFRADLYYRLNVVTIQVPPLRERKEDIPLLAKHFIQQAAANLKKTVQDVAPEARDLLMAYDWPGNVRELRNVCERAVVLARGPLVTPEDLPATLQPDFQNGQSGHGWRGQTLHEILSDVERSVILRALREYNYNRTRTAKALGISRRTLYAKIKELGLEGLLPVEDE